A stretch of Candidatus Nanogingivalaceae bacterium DNA encodes these proteins:
- a CDS encoding FAD-binding oxidoreductase, translated as MSKIAKYLNGHIIGEVSARETRLKQFSTDRSFLKIKPDLVVYPRFNEDIQKIMRFSWQLAEKDYIFGVTARGYGGSTDGSSIGKGIVLDISRHLDKIKELDLRSKTVQVQAGANFQKLKLAIASQAMDIPQSPAGERLTVGGAIAMNLPAEKYNYGELVDFIEELEVVLSNGDIINIGKISRKELSEKTALSSFEGEIYRKIDALIEDNYSLIQKIDKDSSFGYSGIANVKNEDGTFNLIPLFFGSLGTLGVITEARIKTEYITNETNFMVVGFSNRDDARDFNDEIAKFNPDIVELYDGKMFEAAVASGKKYQFYLDRNSQKLATKLVVVVGITDKTAKKILSKMNKIQKISTNFEGSTVWIPGDDEFSKAEMESIRDVREILRARSGVIKQEIYPIQGVYVPMERFEAFYLGLQKLALQYSIPAPIQGSALTSVFEILAEFDFSKVTDRQKALRFVADLGALLAKVDGEFAYGAGEGRIYGHFVARNVGEEVENIYLQIKDIFDPMHILNPGVKGRPDTKELVKSIQNGK; from the coding sequence ATGAGTAAAATTGCAAAATACTTAAATGGACATATTATCGGAGAGGTTTCGGCTCGCGAGACTAGACTAAAACAATTTTCGACAGATCGTAGCTTTCTTAAAATTAAGCCAGATTTAGTGGTCTACCCAAGATTCAATGAGGATATTCAAAAGATTATGCGCTTTTCTTGGCAGTTGGCCGAGAAGGATTATATTTTTGGCGTAACTGCACGTGGTTATGGTGGAAGTACTGATGGATCTTCGATTGGAAAAGGTATTGTTCTTGATATTTCTCGCCATCTTGATAAAATTAAGGAGCTTGATTTACGCTCAAAGACGGTTCAAGTTCAAGCTGGTGCTAATTTTCAAAAATTAAAACTCGCAATAGCATCTCAGGCGATGGATATTCCGCAAAGTCCCGCAGGAGAACGGTTAACTGTTGGTGGTGCGATTGCAATGAATTTACCTGCGGAAAAATATAATTACGGTGAATTGGTTGATTTTATCGAAGAACTTGAAGTCGTTTTAAGTAACGGTGATATTATTAATATAGGTAAAATTTCGCGTAAAGAATTGAGTGAAAAGACTGCTCTTTCTAGCTTTGAGGGCGAGATTTATCGTAAAATTGATGCATTAATTGAAGATAATTACAGTTTAATTCAGAAAATAGACAAAGATTCTAGCTTTGGATATTCTGGGATTGCTAACGTAAAAAATGAGGATGGAACTTTTAACCTAATTCCGCTATTTTTCGGCTCCCTTGGAACTCTTGGCGTTATAACGGAGGCACGAATTAAAACAGAATATATAACTAACGAAACCAATTTTATGGTTGTTGGTTTTTCGAATCGTGATGATGCACGAGATTTTAATGATGAGATTGCAAAATTTAACCCAGATATTGTTGAGCTCTATGATGGAAAAATGTTTGAAGCTGCTGTAGCTTCGGGCAAAAAATATCAATTTTATTTAGATAGAAATTCACAAAAATTAGCTACGAAACTGGTTGTTGTGGTTGGAATTACGGATAAAACGGCAAAAAAGATTCTTTCAAAAATGAATAAAATCCAAAAGATTTCAACTAATTTTGAAGGTTCAACAGTCTGGATTCCTGGTGATGATGAATTTTCGAAAGCTGAAATGGAGTCGATTCGGGATGTTCGCGAAATTTTACGTGCAAGAAGTGGCGTTATAAAACAAGAAATTTACCCAATTCAAGGTGTTTATGTGCCTATGGAAAGGTTTGAGGCGTTTTATTTAGGTCTTCAAAAACTAGCTTTGCAATACAGTATTCCGGCGCCTATTCAAGGCTCAGCCTTAACTTCTGTATTTGAAATTCTCGCAGAATTTGATTTTTCGAAAGTTACCGACCGACAAAAAGCATTACGATTTGTTGCTGATTTAGGTGCTTTGCTAGCTAAAGTTGACGGCGAATTTGCGTACGGTGCTGGTGAGGGGAGAATTTACGGTCACTTCGTGGCGAGAAATGTAGGCGAAGAAGTAGAAAATATTTACTTGCAAATTAAAGATATTTTCGACCCAATGCATATTTTAAACCCTGGAGTAAAAGGTCGCCCAGATACAAAAGAGTTAGTTAAATCTATTCAAAATGGAAAATAG
- the rsmD gene encoding 16S rRNA (guanine(966)-N(2))-methyltransferase RsmD yields MNIRLISGIFKNHKITAPNSRQTHPMSERARNAIFNAIQQRIPNAEVLDAFAGTGALGLEAVSRGSKKVVFIEKSRSAQKILSENLKITEKNSNAGETKLIRASVSSWLNSTKSQFHLGEIEEIPSFDIIFADPPYYDPQFPTIKNLCKRLKTDGILILSQPKELENFESKELVLVNEKLYSGAKILFFKAK; encoded by the coding sequence ATGAACATCCGCTTAATTTCAGGAATTTTTAAAAACCACAAAATTACTGCTCCAAATTCACGACAAACCCACCCAATGAGTGAGCGCGCAAGAAATGCAATTTTTAACGCAATCCAGCAAAGAATCCCCAACGCCGAAGTCCTTGATGCTTTTGCAGGAACTGGAGCTTTAGGACTTGAAGCAGTTTCACGCGGATCAAAAAAGGTCGTTTTTATCGAAAAAAGCCGTTCAGCTCAAAAGATACTTTCCGAAAACCTAAAAATTACAGAAAAAAATTCAAATGCTGGCGAAACTAAATTAATTCGCGCAAGCGTTTCAAGCTGGCTAAACTCAACTAAATCTCAATTCCATCTTGGTGAAATTGAAGAGATACCAAGTTTTGATATTATTTTTGCAGATCCGCCATACTACGACCCTCAATTTCCAACGATCAAGAATCTTTGCAAAAGGTTAAAGACCGACGGGATCCTAATTTTATCACAGCCTAAAGAGCTTGAAAATTTCGAATCTAAAGAGCTAGTTCTAGTTAACGAAAAACTTTATTCAGGTGCAAAAATACTATTCTTCAAAGCAAAATAA
- a CDS encoding DUF1211 domain-containing protein yields MDRTRNAYRRLGRIHKIYHGGKISKDRLVGLIDGATAIIITLMVLEIKLPTSSNSLTELHKFGFSILIYFASFIIVGIQWNRHHHILDKVDRVTNSFIWKNMMYMFFMSLIPLFMRWVLSSPNEVLPAFGYAMIYLLTDLATRWITASASGDNAGFFHGENRRIQRKYHLLHTGVMVVWIAIIAFISIFLPQVEIFFLIVLPVVISLFTVFEDEREELERDM; encoded by the coding sequence ATGGATAGGACTAGAAATGCATATAGGCGATTAGGCCGAATACATAAAATTTACCATGGTGGAAAGATTTCAAAGGATAGGTTGGTTGGACTAATAGATGGAGCAACGGCTATTATTATTACTTTGATGGTTCTTGAGATTAAATTACCAACTTCTTCAAATAGCTTAACGGAATTGCACAAGTTTGGCTTTTCGATTTTAATTTATTTTGCAAGTTTTATTATTGTTGGTATTCAGTGGAACAGACATCACCATATTTTAGATAAAGTGGATAGAGTAACAAATAGCTTTATTTGGAAGAATATGATGTATATGTTTTTTATGTCGTTAATTCCGCTTTTCATGCGTTGGGTGCTTTCTTCGCCAAACGAGGTGCTTCCAGCATTTGGCTATGCGATGATTTATCTACTTACAGATCTTGCAACTCGTTGGATTACTGCGAGTGCATCTGGTGATAATGCAGGCTTTTTTCATGGAGAGAATCGTAGAATTCAACGAAAATACCATCTTTTGCATACGGGTGTGATGGTGGTATGGATTGCAATAATCGCTTTTATCTCAATTTTTTTACCGCAAGTTGAAATTTTCTTCTTAATTGTTCTACCCGTAGTAATTTCATTATTTACTGTTTTTGAAGACGAAAGAGAAGAACTTGAAAGAGATATGTAA
- the rpsG gene encoding 30S ribosomal protein S7, translating to MPRKVTKKLQRELKPDRRYQSVLVQRLINKSMLDGKKLVAEKAVYKALETAAKKLDSEDPLEIFEKALKNISPAFEVKSRRVGGANYQIPFPVQGHRQLHFAFSWLVQAARARSGMPYSQRLALEIVDAYNETGAAFKKKEDTHKMAEANRAFAHFARG from the coding sequence ATGCCCCGAAAAGTTACCAAGAAGTTACAACGAGAACTAAAACCAGACCGACGATACCAATCAGTTTTGGTTCAAAGATTGATCAACAAATCTATGCTTGACGGTAAAAAACTTGTTGCCGAAAAAGCTGTTTATAAAGCACTTGAAACTGCAGCCAAAAAACTTGATAGTGAAGATCCATTAGAGATCTTTGAAAAGGCTTTGAAAAATATTTCACCAGCATTTGAAGTTAAATCTCGACGCGTTGGTGGTGCTAACTATCAGATTCCGTTCCCAGTTCAAGGACACCGACAACTTCACTTTGCTTTTAGCTGGCTAGTTCAAGCAGCTCGAGCACGAAGCGGAATGCCTTACAGTCAACGTTTAGCACTTGAAATTGTTGATGCTTATAATGAAACTGGTGCAGCTTTCAAAAAGAAAGAAGATACTCATAAGATGGCAGAAGCTAACCGTGCTTTTGCTCACTTTGCACGAGGATAA
- the rpsL gene encoding 30S ribosomal protein S12: MPTINQLVRKPRKTAAKKSKSPALGRIHNALKTKYYAQNAPLKRGVCVKVTTKTPKKPNSALRKVARVRLTNGYEVWAYIGGEGHNLQEHAVVLVRGGRVPDLPGVRYHIVRGALDLQGVSDRKQGRSKYGAKKEK, encoded by the coding sequence ATGCCAACAATCAATCAGTTAGTGCGAAAACCTCGAAAGACTGCTGCGAAAAAATCAAAATCGCCAGCACTTGGACGAATCCATAATGCGCTAAAAACTAAATATTATGCACAAAACGCACCTCTAAAACGTGGAGTTTGTGTTAAAGTTACAACAAAGACACCTAAAAAGCCTAACTCAGCGCTCCGAAAAGTTGCACGTGTTCGCTTGACAAATGGTTATGAAGTATGGGCTTACATTGGTGGTGAAGGTCACAACCTTCAAGAGCACGCCGTAGTTTTGGTTCGCGGTGGACGTGTGCCTGACCTTCCAGGTGTGCGATATCACATCGTACGCGGTGCACTAGACCTTCAAGGTGTTTCAGATCGTAAACAAGGCCGTTCAAAATACGGTGCGAAGAAGGAGAAATAA